Genomic DNA from SAR324 cluster bacterium:
GGGTAAGAAAGAACCTGTTCCAGTTTTTGAGGTCCTGGACTTTAAGAATGAGCTCAGTGGCTCTATGACCGATGTTCTTGAGCATTATCAAAAGGGTCTTTCATGTTATAAAGATCATGATTATCCAATCGCTATCGAGCACTTCCGCAAAGCCCTGACCTTCCTCGAAAATGATGGGCCATGCCTGACATACATCGAGCGTTGTGAACGCTTCATCAGTGAGCCTCCCCCTGGTGATTGGGATGGTGTTTACACACATACCGAAAAAGGCTGAATTGTTTACAGGAATTATTCAGGGCAAAGGAGAGATTCTATTCTCAAAGCAGTTCAGTGGTGGGCTAAAGCTGCGCGTTTTGATGAACGAATTGGGGACTGGCTTAGAACTGGGGGCGAGTGTAGCAGTGTCTGGTGTGTGTCTTACAGTTGTGAATTTCCAAGGTGCATGGGCAGAATTCGATGTAATTCAGGAAACCTTAGACCGATCAAATCTGGAGATACTGCAAGTTGGTTCTCACACAAATATTGAGCGATCTCTCAAAATGGGGGATGAACTAGGCGGGCATCAGGTCAATGGCCACGTCGACTGTAGGGGCCAGATTCTTCAGATTGAACAAAGCCCTGGGAATCGAAAGATCTGGATTGAACTTGCCCCACATTGGAACCGCTATTTAGTTTCCAAAGGTTGGATCGCAGTTGATGGCGTAAGCCTAACAGTGGTTGATGTAGAGTCAGATCGATTTTCAGTTTGTTTGATCCCAGAAACCCTCTCCAGAACGACACTTGGTAACACAACCCAAACTACCCACCTCAATTTAGAGTTCGATCATCAAACCAAAGTCATCGTTGAATCGATCGAACGCATTCTGCCGAAATTTCTAGAAAAAGTTACTTAATCTTCTAAACGTCACAAATCTTTTTTCCCTATCACATCAAATTATTATCTCTTCTTAATCAAATTCTAATAATTATTCTCTAGGCTTGTTCGCATTGCTTGTAAAGCATAATGCCAGTTTGCCGAAAAATAGATCTTACTCCGTATTGGGAAAGGTCTGAAACCTTATAAGCCTAGGAGAATAATGTTCCGCAAGACCATCGCAGCTTTAGCCACTGGGTTAGCAGCCTTGATGATGACAGACCTGGCCCACGCTAGAGATCAGATCCAAATCGTCGGTTCCTCAACCGTTTATCCTTTCGCAACCGTGGTCGCAGAGAAACACGGCCAACGTGGTTCCATGAAAACTCCATTGATTGAATCTACAGGTACTGGTGGCGGAATGAAGCTTTTCTGTGCTGGCTTAGGCCCAAGCCACCCAGATTTCACCAATGCTTCTCGTGCAATCAAAGGCAGTGAAAAAGAATTGTGTGCGAAGAACGGTGTGAGTGAGATTATTGAAATCATTGTGGGTAATGATGGAATCGCCTTCGCTAACAGTTCTAAATCTCAGAAAGTTGACTTTACGCAAGCGCAACTTTGGAAAGCAATGGCTGAGCACGGTCCAAAGCCCAAAAACTGGAATGAGATTGATGTATCATTGCCAAATCAACCGATTAAGATTTTGGCACCCCCTCCTACATCCGGAACCCGTGATGCTTGGAACAGCCTCATCATGGGTAAAGGATGTAGTGCCGCTGGAATGAAGAAAGAACTAGGGGAAAATTGTAATGCCTTCCGTGAAGATGGCGCTGTAGAAGAAGCAGGGGAGAACGATACGTTAATTGTCAATCGATTAGATGCTGACCCAGAAGCTTTTGGAATTTTTGGATTCAGTTTCCTCGATCAAAACAGAGACAAGATTCAAGGCTCAACAATCAATGGTGTAGAAATTTCTCTAGACAGTATCCAGAGCTACGATTACCCGGTTGCACGACCACTTTTCTTCTATGCTAAGAAAGCTCATATCGGTGTAATTCCTGGAATGCAAGAATTCATGGAGGAATTTGTGAGTGACACTGCAATTGGTGACTACGGATACTTACTAGACCGTGGGCTTGTTCCTTTAGAAACAAGCACACAGGAAAAAGTTCGTAATGATATCCGCAATTTGACTCCAATCAGCATGTAATTGATTCATCTACCGGCAATCCAGGGATTGCCGGTATCAAAACTACTATGTTCCCCTACCTCCTCGCAGCAATTCTGCTGATCAGTCTCTCAGGTTTTTACCTAGGCCGAAAACAAGCTACAAATCTCCGCTCACAAACAAAACTTCATTCCCTTCCGCAATATCACGGATACTTCATCGCACTTTGGTGTGGCATTCCAACAATTTTGCTCATTCTGCTTTGGACCGCACTAGAACCAATCCTATTAGGTAACTTAGTCAGAAATCACTTGGAATCACAATCTGGGGGCTTGACTCCAACAGATTATGTGATCATGACGGAAGAAGTTCGAAATCTTGCGGCAGGGGTCGCTTTGGGAACCCAAGACCCTCTTATTCTAGAAACTGCCGAGTTGATGCGTTCGCTCCAGCAATCAAGCCAATGGAGCATGGTCGTCGTCACACTTTTGTTCGCAATGCTGATTATGGCCTTCACTCGAACCAAAGTAGCGCCCGGATTTAAGGC
This window encodes:
- a CDS encoding substrate-binding domain-containing protein, whose translation is MFRKTIAALATGLAALMMTDLAHARDQIQIVGSSTVYPFATVVAEKHGQRGSMKTPLIESTGTGGGMKLFCAGLGPSHPDFTNASRAIKGSEKELCAKNGVSEIIEIIVGNDGIAFANSSKSQKVDFTQAQLWKAMAEHGPKPKNWNEIDVSLPNQPIKILAPPPTSGTRDAWNSLIMGKGCSAAGMKKELGENCNAFREDGAVEEAGENDTLIVNRLDADPEAFGIFGFSFLDQNRDKIQGSTINGVEISLDSIQSYDYPVARPLFFYAKKAHIGVIPGMQEFMEEFVSDTAIGDYGYLLDRGLVPLETSTQEKVRNDIRNLTPISM
- a CDS encoding riboflavin synthase subunit alpha, producing the protein MVFTHIPKKAELFTGIIQGKGEILFSKQFSGGLKLRVLMNELGTGLELGASVAVSGVCLTVVNFQGAWAEFDVIQETLDRSNLEILQVGSHTNIERSLKMGDELGGHQVNGHVDCRGQILQIEQSPGNRKIWIELAPHWNRYLVSKGWIAVDGVSLTVVDVESDRFSVCLIPETLSRTTLGNTTQTTHLNLEFDHQTKVIVESIERILPKFLEKVT